The Rhododendron vialii isolate Sample 1 chromosome 6a, ASM3025357v1 genome includes a window with the following:
- the LOC131328732 gene encoding uncharacterized protein LOC131328732 encodes MRGDGGGSWNLLFRRNMFGQEKREMDIPRQRLQRVMLNHSKPAELMWRWTGDGTFSVKSTYGQWELLYQSNNALLASVWKNLCPPKMKIFAWLAVKEKAITRSKLLSRNVLNEIHLALYPLCSLHLETHQHLFLHCHYSWSVWSIILEWRNMKWVCPASVPELASWWFASGFSNLEKHIWKACFYATPWSLWLVRNDYVFNYSSKQALELRDIVKTRVAMWMKAKFDIKVYTVEEFKLFLDGIKKLKL; translated from the coding sequence ATGAGGGGAGACGGTGGTGGATCATGGAACCTTCTGTTCAGGAGAAATATGTTTGGgcaggagaagagagagatggatatCCCGAGGCAGCGACTCCAACGGGTGATGTTAAACCATTCGAAGCCTGCTGAGTTAATGTGGCGTTGGACGGGGGATGGTACTTTCTCTGTGAAATCAACGTATGGGCAATGGGAGTTGCTATACCAGTCAAACAATGCTCTCCTCGCCTCTGTTTGGAAGAACTTATGCCCTCCAAAGATGAAAATTTTTGCTTGGTTGGCTGTTAAGGAAAAAGCTATCACCAGGTCAAAACTGTTAAGTAGAAATGTGTTAAATGAGATTCATTTAGCTTTGTATCCTCTCTGTTCACTGCATCTTGAAACTCATCAGCACTTATTTCTTCATTGCCATTATTCTTGGAGTGTTTGGTCTATAATTTTGGAGTGGCGGAATATGAAATGGGTGTGCCCAGCTTCGGTCCCGGAATTAGCTAGTTGGTGGTTTGCAAGTGGCTTTTCCAATTTGGAGAAACATATTTGGAAAGCTTGTTTCTATGCAACGCCATGGTCCCTTTGGTTGGTAAGGAATGACTATGTCTTCAACTACTCATCAAAACAGGCTTTGGAACTGAGAGACATAGTTAAAACTAGGGTGGCGATGTGGATGAAGGCCAAATTCGACATTAAAGTCTACACCGTGGAAGAGTTCAAGTTATTCCTAGATGgcatcaaaaaattgaaattgtaa